The following coding sequences are from one Xiphias gladius isolate SHS-SW01 ecotype Sanya breed wild chromosome 14, ASM1685928v1, whole genome shotgun sequence window:
- the parp2 gene encoding poly [ADP-ribose] polymerase 2: MRRTRGSRNKSRSSAENEEVRSKTESLNEAGDSAAHSGRPARVKEEEEEEEEEEEKPAAKRRRGQSKSQTKAEEMPKEAMKSEEVVRTVVMKGKAPVDPECKAKLGKAHVYSEGNDVYDVMLNQTNLQFNNNKYYLIQLLKDDSSKVYSVWMRWGRVGKVGQNSLTACGGDLLKAKNIFKKKFLDKTKNEWEQRASFEKVPGKYDIVFMDYRANEKEENQTTVGTVPKKRTSRLDAKIQSLLEFICDLKAMEEYVLEMKFDTRKAPLGKLTSEQIRGGYTALKRIEACLKKKGSNRELLEACNQFYTRIPHDFGLKTPPIIRNEDELKEKIALLEALSDIQIAVKMVQSSEDSDEHPLDRQYRSLQCKLQPLDSSSHEYKLIEKYLQSTHAPTHCDYTMTIMDIFAVDRDGESNNFISQLHNRTLLWHGSRLSNWVSILSRGLRVAPPEAPVTGYMFGKGIYFADMSSKSANYCFASQHNHVGLLLLCEVALGDCNELLDADYEASNLPAGKHSTKGLGQTGPDPRNSVTLDGVTVPMGPGVETGLGKNSGYSLLYNEFIVYNPAQTRMRYLLRIRFNYSSLW; encoded by the exons ATGAGGCGAACAAGAGGGTCGAGAAATAAAAGTCGGAGttcagcagaaaatgaagaagtCCGGTCAAAAACAG AAAGTCTGAATGAAGCAGGGGACTCGGCTGCTCACAGTGGGAGGCCAGCTCGAgttaaagaggaagaggaggaggaggaggaggaggaggagaaacctGCAGctaagaggaggagagggcaaAGCAAGAGTCAGACAAAAGCTGAAGAAATGCCCAAAGAAGCAATGAAAAGTGAAG AGGTTGTGAGGACAGTTGTCATGAAGGGCAAAGCTCCAGTGGACCCTGAATGCAAAGCCAAACTCGGAAAG GCTCATGTTTACAGTGAAGGAAATGATGTTTACGACGTGATGTTAAACcag ACAAATCTTCagtttaacaacaacaaatactaCCTGATCCAGCTGCTAAAAGACGACAGCTCCAAGGTTTACAGTGTGTGGATGAGATGGGGCAGAG TGGGTAAAGTGGGTCAAAACAGCCTTACAGCCTGTGGTGGAGATCTGCTGAAAGCCAAAAATATCTTCAAGAAAAA ATTCTTGGACAAGACCAAGAATGAGTGGGAACAGCGGGCAAGTTTTGAGAAGGTGCCTGGAAAATATGACATAGTGTTCATGGATTACAGGGCAAATGAAAAG GAGGAGAACCAGACCACAGTGGGCACTGTACCCAAAAAGAGGACCTCCAGGCTGGATGCGAAGATCCAGTCTCTCCTAGAGTTCATCTGTGACCTTAAAGCCATGGAGGAGTATGTGCTGGAGATGAAGTTTGACACCCGGAAAGCTCCTCTCG GCAAACTGACGTCAGAGCAGATCCGTGGAGGCTACACTGCACTGAAGAGAATCGAGGCGTGTTTGAAGAAGAAGGGCAGCAACCGAGAGCTGCTGGAGGCATGCAACCAGTTCTACACCCGCATCCCTCATGACTTTGG GTTGAAAACTCCCCCAATCATCCGCAATGAGGATGAGCTGAAGGAAAAAATTGCACTGCTGGAG gcactGAGTGACATCCAGATAGCGGTGAAAATGGTCCAGTCCAGTGAAGACAGTGACGAACATCCTCTGGACAGACAGTACCGCTCTCTCCAGTGCAAACTGCAGCCTCTGGACTCCAGCAGCCATGAGTACAAG TTGATAGAAAAGTATCTGCAGTCCACTCACGCCCCCACCCATTGTGACTACACCATGACCATCATGGACATCTTCGCGGTGGACAGAGACGGGGAGAGCAACAACTTCATCTCACAGTTACACAACAG GACTCTGCTGTGGCATGGTTCCCGCCTGTCTAACTGGGTCAGCATCCTCAGTCGGGGGCTCAGAGTGGCCCCACCTGAAGCTCCCGTCACTGGCTACATG TTTGGTAAGGGCATCTACTTTGCTGACATGTCGTCAAAGAGTGCTAACTACTGCTTTGCCAGTCAACATAATCATGTTGGACTGCTGCTACTGTGTGAG GTCGCTCTGGGAGACTGTAACGAGCTGCTGGACGCCGACTACGAGGCCAGCAATCTGCCTGCCGGAAAACACAGCACCAAGGGCCTGGGACAGACCGGACCTGACCCCAGGAACTCCGTCACACT ggATGGCGTCACAGTGCCAATGGGGCCTGGGGTGGAGACTGGGTTGGGTAAAAACAGCGGTTACTCCCTTCTCTACAACGAGTTTATCGTTTACAACCCTGCCCAGACTCGCATGAGGTACCTGCTGCGGATCCGGTTCAACTACTCTTCACTGTGGTGA